In Candidatus Limnocylindrales bacterium, the DNA window ATGGTTTTATCGTAGATCAACCACCAAGAGCTGATCAAAATGATGGTAAATAGACCGGATAAAGCTAAAAGACTTTTACTCTGGTTTAAAGAAGGGATAAAGTAATAACCTACTCCCAGAATACCTAAAGCAATGATAATGGAAGTAGAAATACCCAGAATTAAACTAAGGGTACCCAGTTTGACCCTGAAATTATACAAACTCAGGGTGCTGAGTTTTATCCTGAAATTATAAAGGTCAAATAAATAGAAAAAATACTGACTTAATAAGGTAAAAAGAATGGCATTCTGGAGGATAGATCCCTTCGGCACATAGGGCGAGGAAGAGATCTTGCTTCTCATCCATATGGCCATGTAAAAGGACAGGATGGGAATAAGGGTATTGACCAACCACAGGATTAAAAATCCATTCTTGGTATAGATCTTTTGGAATTTCATTCTATATGCCTCCGTACCACGATAACCTGATTTTTAGCTTCCATTTCTCTGTTCTGATCTAAGGCAATCTTAATGCCAAGGTTTTTCTAATTTCAAATCAGCTTAATTATTCTTAACTTACAGGAGTTTTTTCTTATTTTTCATCTCTAGGGATTCATAGATGGAAGTCGGGAAGTGTCCAATTTCTAGACGCTTTCTTCAAATCCTGGAAGACCATACTCTTTCCCTTTGTTATAAAGGGTTTGTTTTGAAATTCCTAGGATATGACCGGCTTTTTCCTTATTTCCCTGAGTGTATTCCAGCACGCGTAGAATATGTTCCTTTTCTACTTCCCTTAAGGATTTAGGCTTGGTCTCTTTCTTAACCTTGAAATCAAAGAACTCTGGAGTGATGACTGACTTATCTGTGAGAATTATCGCTCTTTCGATGGCATTTTTTAATTCCCGAATATTTCTCGGCCAGTCATATAAGGTGAGGGATTTCATGCAGGAGTTGGAAAAGCGGGAGATCCTCTTGGCGTATTGTTGTCGTAATTTATAAAGAAAATAACCGGCTAAAAGCGGAATATCTTCTTTCCTTTCCCTCAGGGGGGGTAAATGAAGGGGGAAGGTATTTAACCGTTCATAAAGATCTTCTCTAAAACGGCCCTCTCGGACCTCCTGTTGGAGGTTTCGATTGGTGGCTGCCAGGATTCTTATATCCACAGGAATCGGATGAGTACCTCCTAACGGCCAAATTTTCTTTTCTTCCAAAACGGTAAGGAGTTTGGCCTGGAGTTTTGGCGGAAGCTCGCCAATCTCATTAAGAAACACAACCCCTCCATGGGCCAGTTCAAATTTTCCCTTAAGGGCCTCCTTGTTGTGAAGTCCAGGATAGTTGGCTATAACTCCAAATAATTCACTCTCCAGGAGGGTTTCCGGGATGGCGGCACAGTTTACGTCTATAAAGGGTTTTCCTCTTCTTTTAGAACTCTGATGGATAGCTTTGGCAACCAAATCCTTCCCGGTCCCTGTTTCCCCGGTTATTAAAACGTTGACATCGGTATCTGCAAGTTTTTCAATAGTTTTCAAAATGTTCCTGATCCCCGGGCTTACCCCGATGATGGTACCTTCCATTTCAAGTTTATTCTCAAGCCGGGCTTTTTCATCTCGGATGGCTCGATAATCTAAATCCTTCTCTATCAGAGCAGAAATATCTGCACTGATCAGGTTTAAAAGGTTTAAGTCCCTTTCTCCAAATAGACCCTTTTGTGAGCTGGACAAATAGAGGAATCCCTGGATTTCTTTATCCCATTCCAGAGGAATGCAAATTACAGATTTTATCTGTAAACCCAGGATACTTCCGGCGGGGAGAACCCCATTTGTTTTAAATCTTTCATCTACCGAGGCATCCATCACCATCAGAGCCTTCCTTTCATCGAGAAGACGTCGAATAATGGTCTGACTGACTTTTATTTCGCCTTCCTCGGAAGGAAATTTTGCCAGACAGGTCAGGTTAGCCCCTCCCGGCTCCAATAAGACAATAAATATCCGAAGGGAAGGGTCGTGATCGGCACCCGGGTGAAGGAATTTAGCCAGCTCTTCAACGATCCCCTGTAAAGCTTCTTCCATATCCAGGGTCAGGTTTGCAAAACGACTGAGTCGGTAAAGTAGTAAAAGCCCTTCGGGATCCCCCTTTAACATTTCTACCTCTTCTTGTCTTTCGGGAGAAAGGGCATAAAAATGAACCGTTTTCATAAGATCATTCTCATTTTCATCGGCCATAATGGTTAAGTAAGACTTCTCTACCCGGCTTTTTTTCCCCTGCTTTTGAAAAATCACCGTATAATTTCCTACACCGATCCGGTCTTCTTCATTTACGATCCCATAATCTCTCTTCTTTCCATTGATATAGGTACCATTTTGACTGCCCAGATCCTGGAAATAATAATGACCCTCTGGATTCGGAAAGAATATCACATGAAATCTTGAAACCGAGGGATCTGGAAGATGAATGTCGTTAAAATCATGTCTTCCGATGGAGATGGGTTTTCGTGGATCTATCGAGATAACATTCTCGGCTTTATTAAGGTTATCCCCTTTATAAACGAACACATAATCCATAAAAATTTTAAACTTGTAGATTTTTTCCCAGAAAGGATCCAGTTAGATAGCAGGGAATCGACGAATTCCTTTCTACTTTCTAACTTTTTACTTTCTGTTCCTATCCTCCGTATCTTTATCCTAAATCGGGATGATTGATTTAAACAATCTCCAAAGGTCACAATAAAAACTTATACAGGAAGAATGACGGTAATATTTTCTTTCTCATCGGATTGAGACTCAAGTTATCCTTTAAGAATAATAATACATGAAAAAATTTCATTTACCCACTTTAATTTCGTATAGAAGCACCCTTTGTGATAAAATACCAGCTTAAAGAAATTTTTAAGCCTATCTTTAGAGCTGGATTTGTTTTAAAATTTAAATTTACATATATATTTTTTATATTTTGGTATTTTTTTGTATTTTTTCGCAGGTTATAGATTTTTTCCCACAAAGATGAGGAAAAAAAAGCAGAAGGCCCCTCGCTTTCTCCACTCCTTCTGCTTTCCTTGATTCTTCATCCCCCTTCTCAGATTAACCGTTAAAAACTGTAAAAATAGAGTAATTCTTTAACCAATTTGGTCTTCTATCTCTTAAATTTAATTTGTTGAGGAATTTATTAAATTCATAAACCTGCCTGAAATGCTAAAATTCCTGTCTCTTATCGGATTTACAGGGGTCCGGGCCTCCTGGCGAGTTAGCAGTTTCCTCCCTTCCTCCCCACCGGGAAAGGAATCAAGGTTTTTGAAAGCAATAACCATGCCAGTTTTTAAGAGCCATAACCTGTTCAGTACTCGTTCTCAGACTCCGATCTCAAAGGGGCTAACCTAAGCCCTGAAGTAATTGTTTTACAGGCAAGATGCCCACACTTTTATAAAGACAAACAGGGGAAAAGTTACAAAAACAGTTTGTCAAAGATTTGAGGTAGATTTGAATGAAGGAAGGAGGCACTTTATCCAATTTTTATACCGGACATGGGAAATTTTCTTCCCTCTAAGAATTCCTCGAAACCGCAAAATCTACCTCGACCCATTCCCCTTTTGTCTTTAAAAAAAGACAAAAAGAAATCTTTTTATGATATTTTCCGGGAAAGCTCTTTCTCCCAGAGTAAAAAAATTCCTAACGTTATGTAACGTATTTCATAAGAAGTTCCCCACTGAAATTCAGTTAAATTTCTTAGGACTTTTCTTATTTTTTTACAAAATCTTCCTTATTACCTTATAGGGAAATTTTATTTTATGGATTTATATTCCAATAATGGGCTTCTCATCTACATTAATTCCTATAAAAGAAAAGTATGTTAAATTTTCTATAAGAAATTTCTATTTCTATTGAAACCCCCTGACGGGCAAAAGAGAGTACTTAGGATTTTAATAAAAAATAGAAAAGACCTTGAAAGGTGCGAAAAGAGCTTGACACCTTTTATTTCCATGGTGTAAACTTTGGGTAGTTTTTTAAGCATCTAACCTAAATTGTATATGAATTGTATACGGTAATCTTAACAGTTTAGACGTAGATGGTTAAGATAAGTTGCTTAATTTATCTCCTTAAGATTTTACGACTATTGTGAAGTTTATATCGGCAAATAGATCCGGACCTTTTTGGTTGGCTATCTATGGGATAGCTCTGATGGTCTTTGTGGGTCTTATTCCTTTAACGCTCTTATCACCGGACGGGCCACGCCTGGTCTGGACGGTGGTTATTGCCTCACTACCTTTTTTTATTGTCCTGGTAGGGTACCACACCTGGCGAGATATTTGCCCCCTTGCCTTCTTTACCAAACTAGGCCAGAAAATTCCTCGCAGTAAAAGGCCGAAAGTTCCTCCCTGGTTTGAGGAAAATTACTACTACCTTACCTTTGGATTTATGTTTCTGGCCCTAACCCTTCGACTTCTCTTTACCAATGCAGATATTTATTGGCTTTCCGGCTTTCTGATTTTTATGGCCGTCGCAGCCTTTCTAACCGGGCTGTTTTATACCGGAAAAACCTGGTGTAATTTTATCTGTCCGGTGGGGTTGATCGAGAAGATTTACTGTGAACCCAATAACCTGAAAGATCAGCCCAATTCAGCTTGCAGACCGTGTACAGCTTGTAAGAAGGATTGTCCCGATATTGACCTGGAGAATAACTATTGGAAGGAAAAAACCAAAACCTCAAAAAGGTTTGCTTACTTTGCCTTTCCAGGCCTCGTACTGGGATTTTATACATACTATTATTTATATGTGGGAACCTGGACGTATTATTTTAGCGGACGTTGGACGCAAGAATTTAATCTGGCAGATCAAATAACCGATCCGGGCTTGTTCTTTTTCCCCTATATTCCTAAATGGTTGGCAGCCCCTTTAACCCTCCTGGTTTTTTCCCTGGTAAGTTTCGGAATTTTCCTGGCTCTAGAGAGTTTGCTCCTTAAAGGGAAGTCCAATCCTGAAAAAGCTGAGGAGAAGAAGGATCCGATTCGACATAAATTACTCTGCCTGGCCTCTTTCTGTGCTTTTAACCTCTTCTACACCTTTGCCGGAGCTCCCACATTCAAAAACTATCCGTTTTTTTATCAAATTCTCAAATTCGCTATCCTTGTAACCTCTACCGCCCTGCTATGGAAAGGACTTAACCGTCAAGAAAAAGATTTTATCCAGGAGCGTTTCGGTAAGGGATTCCTACGGCGATGGACCTGGGGAGATACTCCCCCCCCTGAGGATTTAAGAGAGGTCTATTTTGTTCATACCGAGCGAGAAAAAGAATTTAAACAGCGTCTCAATGCCTATAAGGAAGCGATTCGAGAGATGGTTCAGGATGGGATCGCAACCAAGGAGGATCTCAATTTGTTAAAGCGACTACGAGAACAGTTAGGGATCTCACAAAGTGATCATGATCGCGTCATAGCCTCCCTCAGCCAGGAAGATCGAAGGTTATTTGATCCCAATTATGAGCATTCTATCGAAAAGAATTTCCAGTTGGAGAACTATCGAACTATTCTGGAAGGCTACATCCTGAGTGGTACCGGGAATGAAAGCCTCTTTAAAGAGGTTCGACAACGTTATGGAATATCTCAAGAGGACCATCTCCGTATTTTAAAGCAGATCACCGATAAAGGGGGAACGCTGTGGACCCAAATTTGGGAACATGTTCATAAGGCTCAGAATTTAAATCAATGGCGGCAAGATCTTCCCCACCCGCACCATGTCTCCACAGAGTACCTGCGCTATATTCTAAGTGTAGAAATCTTTCGGGAGATTGAAAATATCCTGGAAACACTCTCCCTGTTAGGCCACGAGTCTAAAGTTGAGCGCTTACGAGATCTCATAACCAATAGAAATCTGGATAATACCCGAGATGTTCTTCAAGATTTGCGAGGAATCGAAGATGAAAAACTCCTTCTGGATCTTGATACTATTCTGGAAAACCTGACCCCAGGTACCACTCCTCAAAGTACCGGGATCCCGTTGGAAACCACTTTATCGGCTATACTGGCTGAAGCTCAGGGGAATCTTCTATCTACAGCTCTTTATGCCTGTGGCTTCATAGAAAATAAGACTTTTGCTGAATTTCTGATCCCGGCCCTCAAGAATCCGGACCCGAAAGTTCGACAGACGGCTTTGGGTATCCTTCGGAAGAAGGGTCTGTTAACCGGGGAATATTTACAACAAGGTCTTCAAGATGACCATCCCCTCGTGCAAAACTGGGTTAAGCAGGTTATCGCTTCCCAAAGGGATCCCTTAGTCATACCTCCTCTTATTCTGGTCGAGCGGATGGCACTTTTGTATCAGGTTCCGCTCTTTGCCCAGTTGAGACCCGAAGATTTAGAGGAACTGGCCATACGAGCAGAAGAACGAATCTACCCCAGGGGGACAGATTTATGTAAAGAAGGAGAACCCGGAGACGAAGTTCATATTGTAATTAGCGGCAAGGTGGAAGTCCATACTTCCCAAAATGGGCTGAAGAAAGTCCTTAATGTGTTGAAGGAAGGAACCTGTATCGGAGAGATCGGGGTCCTCGGAGAAGTTCCTCGAACGGCAACGGTTACTGCTTTAGAAGGCCCCGTTTATGTTTTGGTTCTACAGGGTTCCGCCTTCCAGCATGTCCTCATGGATCGCCCGGCCATTGGACTTCAGGTTATTAAAGTGATCAGTTCCCGACTTCTCCAAATCAAAACCGTTAAAAATCTATAAGGGATCACCCAGAAACCAGGGGAATTTTATCCCCTGTGCAGAGGTCTTTTCGATTATTTAAAAATTTCCAATCTACCTAACCGAATATCTCATATCCCAATAACACGGCAACTTCTACAATTTCCCCTAAGGCTCCGTAAGTATCCCCCGTCATACCCCCCAATTTTCTGGATATAAAGTGAAAAAGGATTCCGGCCAGAATCGCAACAGATATAAAAACAAGTATCCCCCGGATTCTCCCTACCAGAACCACACCTAAAAAGGTGAGACCGGTGGTTATTATAAATTCCCGAAGTCCGGCATATTCTGTATAAGGCTTCCCAACTCCTCCATCGGACCGGGCATACTTTGCCAGGCTGGCACTTGCAGCCATTCCCCAGCGTCCTAGCAGAGGCATGAGCAGAAGCGCGGCATTGATTCCCTTACCCGAAAGGGTATATAACAACTGGTATTTCAGGAGAAGGAGAATAATCAAACCCAGGACCGCCATGGTTCCCAACCGGCTATCTCGCATGATCTGTAACATTTCCTCCCGGCTTTTCCGGCTGAAAAGCCCATCTAACGTATCGGCAAATCCGTCCAGGTGTAGAGCTCCGGTAAGGAGGATAAGGATGAGTAGTAAAAATACGCAAACGATATTCTCCGGTAGGAAAAGAGCCAGAACAAAATGAGATCCCACTAAGATACCCCCTAATAGAATCCCTACCAGGGGAAAGTAAACCAGGGATTCTCCCAGCATTTTATCGGTTATCTCTCCTCTTACAGGAAGGGGGATGATAGTTAGAAATTGGAGTGCCAGCAGGAATCGTATCATGGATATTCTGAGACACGGGGACAAGCCTCTCTCAGTGATTTTTTCCATGTCCTGCGTCCCCGCGTCCCTTATTTTATCTTGACCGGTATTCCAGCGACCATCCAGTAAACCGAATCGGCATACTGGGCTGTTAACTGATTGGCCAGTCCGGCCAGGTCCCTGAATTTCCGTGCCAGTGCATTCTCCGGGACGATTCCCCCCCCGACCTCATTGGAAACAACCAAGACCGTTGGTGAAATTTTTTTAGTTGTTTCGCAGAGACGTTTTACCTGAGATAAAACCTCTGTTTCGTTTGGATAAATTTCCATAAGGTTAAAAATAAATAACGTCAAGCAGTCTAATAGAATCACTTCGGAATCTAGAGACTCTTTTTCAAGAACCGGGATAACTTCCGTGGCTTCCTCAACAGTTTTCCAATGGGAAGGGCGATTTTTTCGATGCCAGAGAACCCGCTGCCGCATCTCTTCATCCCCTGGGATACAGGTAGCCAGATAGCAAACCTTCTGCCCGTGGGCTTCTGCTAATTTTTGAGCCTGTTGACTCTTTCCACTTCGAGCACCACCTAAAATAAGAATTAACTCACCCATAGAAATAGGTATGGGAGTATGGGGGTGTGGGAGTAGGAGTATGGGAGTGTGGAAGGGAGAATATACCTCCATACTCCCACACCTCCATACTCCCACACTTCCATACTCCCACACTTCCACACTCCCACACTTCCACACTCCCCACACTCCCACACCCGCCTTCTACCGAAGATGACAGGTATCATTTAAGGTATGAACCACACAGGTATTTTCATAGTAAGTCAATCTGCTGACGGAAGCAGGACCCAATTCCATACGCCAGAATGAAGTCAGGCTCAAGTTGAGGGCTTCAAATAAGATCATTTTAAGCGAACCAGAATGCCCGACCAGAAGGACGGTTTCATCTGGATTATGGGTTTTTAGCATGGCATAAAACCAGGTCAACACCCGGTTCTTTAATTCCTTCAGGCTTTCACCCTTTGGAGGTCGAATCTGCAGAGGCCTCTGCAACCACCTCTCATAGGTCTCAGGATCTCTCTCCAGAAGCTCCTGATAAGTTAATCCGGTCCACTCACCGAAATGGAGTTCTCTAAGAGCGGGGGTAGTTTGCAGGGTTAAACCCCGAACCCGGGCGATGGGTTCGGCGGTTTGTATAGCTCTCTGGAGGTCACTGGTATAGATCCCATGAAATTTAAAATTTTGAAGGCCTCTAACCAATTTTTCAACTTGTTGGAGACCTGCGGTATTTAAAGGCATATCTTTCTGTCCCCAGTAAGGTTGTGATCCTGAGGACCCTATAGCTCCGTGGCGAACAAGAATCAGATGAATACCCTGATCGTTCATGGCGGGTTTGTAAGGGAAGTATACGGTCCATCTGCCATTACAGGCAAATGACCCTGATTCCCCTTTCCCCCTGGAAATATCTTATAAATTGTCGGAGCAAGCCTGGAGCTACTTGCGGGTAATTAGATATCCTTAAAGCGAAGGGATATAAAAATTACCCTTACTGGGACAGTAATTTATAAAAATTTCTTTAAAGAGTCAATTAAATCTTTCAAATCTCCTTAGTTTTGCTTGACATGATGACAAACCAGGTGATAAGTTTTATATCATAAATTTCTGAAATTTCTTGTTAAGATAGGGGAGGGAAACCGGTTAGGTTATTTAATAAATAACTAAAGCCAAACCTTAAGCAGGAGGGAGGGATATGGCCAGTTATCCTTTCATATTTGTTGTCCTTGCAATCATTGCCTATGGGATTGCATTTCGGGTGTATGGGAAGTGGTATGATCGGACGGTATGGAAACCGGATCCAAAGCGGACGACTCCGGCCCATATGTATATGGATGGGGTTGAATACTTCCCGGTTAGCAAGTATGTGTTGTGGGGGTATCAATTTAAGAGTATAGCCGCTCTGGGTCCAATTTTAGGTCCTTTTGTAGCTTTATCGTTCGGATGGTTACCGGCCTTAATCTGGATTATCCTGGGGAATTTTTTCATTGGATGGCTCCAGGATTATGGGGCAATTATGGTTTCAGTTCGAAACGAAGGTCGGTCTTTTGGACCTATCAGCTACGAGTTAACGGGACCTAAGGGACGAAATACTCTACTGGGTTTTCTGCTCTTTTACATGATCATTATCTCCGCCGTGTTTATCTACCTGATTGCGACCTTTTGGAATATCTTTCCGACCACCTTTGTAGCGACCCTTGGCATCTTTGCAACGGGGATTTTAGCTGGAAGACTCCTTTACAAATATCGAATCAACGTGGTTCGGGTAACGATTCTTGCGCTGGCTCTTATCGTGGTAAGCATCTTTCTGGGACGACTGTTACCCATACCCTCAAACTTCCTAGGGAGCTGGACCATTGCTTTCTGGGCTGTGGTAGTCTGTGGGATTTTATTTGCTGGTTCTATCCTTCCTATGCCGGTCTTTATCCAGCCAGTTAATTACGTATCCTTTTTCCCCACTTACTTAGCCATTATTCTGATTTTGATCGGAGCTCTTCTTTCTCCGATAACGAATATTTCCCTGGTACAGGCCGCTTTTAAAGGATTTTACCCGGACCCCAATGTAGGACCTTTGTGGCCTATTCTCTTTGTGGCTATTGCCTGTGGAGCCATATCGGGCTGGCATAGTCTGGTTGGGAGCTCGACCACCTCCAAACAGTTGGATATCGAGACGGACGCCCATCCGGTGGGAGCAGGTTCTATGCTTTCAGAAGGATTACTGGCCCTGGCCTCGGTAGCCTGTTATATGGTATTAACCAACGATGAAATGAAGGTAGCGGCTGCGGCGGCAGGGGGAGTTCGTAACATCGGATCTTGGGTTTATGGAGCTGTTAAATTAACCTCGGCTTATTTTGGAGGCGGAGAGGCCGTAAGGAATTTTCTTACCACCTATTTTGGTGTGGTTCTGGTCATTTATGCTTTAACCGTCCAGGCTTTAGTAACCCGATTCTGGCGACTCATTTCGGCAGAAGTTTTTGGCCAAAATATACTGGGACAAAAATATCCGGCCACTTTTGTCGGACTCCTCATCCCCTGGATCTTCGCCATTACGGGAAGCTGGATCAACCTCTGGTTATATTTTGGAGGGGCTAACCAACTCCTGGCTGGATTGGCCATTATGCTTATTACCATTCATCTTGCCAGAGTCAAAAGCCCAAGTATTTACACTTTAATTCCGGCAACCTTTATGATTGTAACAACCCTGGCCGCACTTCTCTGGGAAATTTACGATTTCACCCGAGCCGTGCTGGGCTATCTGGGAATAGAGGAATTTGCCAAATTTGGGCTGAAAGTAGCCGGACCTTTAGCAAAACCCTCCCCGGATGCACCCTATCCCTATCCGACCATATCGGTTTTGTTAAATAGCGTCTTTATCCTCGTAGGTGTTATGTTGTTCCTTTTAGGGTTAAGAATGGCTTACTATACTTATAAGGCGTACTTTC includes these proteins:
- a CDS encoding sigma 54-interacting transcriptional regulator, producing MDYVFVYKGDNLNKAENVISIDPRKPISIGRHDFNDIHLPDPSVSRFHVIFFPNPEGHYYFQDLGSQNGTYINGKKRDYGIVNEEDRIGVGNYTVIFQKQGKKSRVEKSYLTIMADENENDLMKTVHFYALSPERQEEVEMLKGDPEGLLLLYRLSRFANLTLDMEEALQGIVEELAKFLHPGADHDPSLRIFIVLLEPGGANLTCLAKFPSEEGEIKVSQTIIRRLLDERKALMVMDASVDERFKTNGVLPAGSILGLQIKSVICIPLEWDKEIQGFLYLSSSQKGLFGERDLNLLNLISADISALIEKDLDYRAIRDEKARLENKLEMEGTIIGVSPGIRNILKTIEKLADTDVNVLITGETGTGKDLVAKAIHQSSKRRGKPFIDVNCAAIPETLLESELFGVIANYPGLHNKEALKGKFELAHGGVVFLNEIGELPPKLQAKLLTVLEEKKIWPLGGTHPIPVDIRILAATNRNLQQEVREGRFREDLYERLNTFPLHLPPLRERKEDIPLLAGYFLYKLRQQYAKRISRFSNSCMKSLTLYDWPRNIRELKNAIERAIILTDKSVITPEFFDFKVKKETKPKSLREVEKEHILRVLEYTQGNKEKAGHILGISKQTLYNKGKEYGLPGFEESV
- a CDS encoding cyclic nucleotide-binding domain-containing protein, producing MKFISANRSGPFWLAIYGIALMVFVGLIPLTLLSPDGPRLVWTVVIASLPFFIVLVGYHTWRDICPLAFFTKLGQKIPRSKRPKVPPWFEENYYYLTFGFMFLALTLRLLFTNADIYWLSGFLIFMAVAAFLTGLFYTGKTWCNFICPVGLIEKIYCEPNNLKDQPNSACRPCTACKKDCPDIDLENNYWKEKTKTSKRFAYFAFPGLVLGFYTYYYLYVGTWTYYFSGRWTQEFNLADQITDPGLFFFPYIPKWLAAPLTLLVFSLVSFGIFLALESLLLKGKSNPEKAEEKKDPIRHKLLCLASFCAFNLFYTFAGAPTFKNYPFFYQILKFAILVTSTALLWKGLNRQEKDFIQERFGKGFLRRWTWGDTPPPEDLREVYFVHTEREKEFKQRLNAYKEAIREMVQDGIATKEDLNLLKRLREQLGISQSDHDRVIASLSQEDRRLFDPNYEHSIEKNFQLENYRTILEGYILSGTGNESLFKEVRQRYGISQEDHLRILKQITDKGGTLWTQIWEHVHKAQNLNQWRQDLPHPHHVSTEYLRYILSVEIFREIENILETLSLLGHESKVERLRDLITNRNLDNTRDVLQDLRGIEDEKLLLDLDTILENLTPGTTPQSTGIPLETTLSAILAEAQGNLLSTALYACGFIENKTFAEFLIPALKNPDPKVRQTALGILRKKGLLTGEYLQQGLQDDHPLVQNWVKQVIASQRDPLVIPPLILVERMALLYQVPLFAQLRPEDLEELAIRAEERIYPRGTDLCKEGEPGDEVHIVISGKVEVHTSQNGLKKVLNVLKEGTCIGEIGVLGEVPRTATVTALEGPVYVLVLQGSAFQHVLMDRPAIGLQVIKVISSRLLQIKTVKNL
- the cobS gene encoding adenosylcobinamide-GDP ribazoletransferase; amino-acid sequence: MIRFLLALQFLTIIPLPVRGEITDKMLGESLVYFPLVGILLGGILVGSHFVLALFLPENIVCVFLLLILILLTGALHLDGFADTLDGLFSRKSREEMLQIMRDSRLGTMAVLGLIILLLLKYQLLYTLSGKGINAALLLMPLLGRWGMAASASLAKYARSDGGVGKPYTEYAGLREFIITTGLTFLGVVLVGRIRGILVFISVAILAGILFHFISRKLGGMTGDTYGALGEIVEVAVLLGYEIFG
- the cobU gene encoding bifunctional adenosylcobinamide kinase/adenosylcobinamide-phosphate guanylyltransferase translates to MGVWGVWKCGSVEVWEYGSVGVWRCGSMEVYSPFHTPILLLPHPHTPIPISMGELILILGGARSGKSQQAQKLAEAHGQKVCYLATCIPGDEEMRQRVLWHRKNRPSHWKTVEEATEVIPVLEKESLDSEVILLDCLTLFIFNLMEIYPNETEVLSQVKRLCETTKKISPTVLVVSNEVGGGIVPENALARKFRDLAGLANQLTAQYADSVYWMVAGIPVKIK
- a CDS encoding histidine phosphatase family protein; amino-acid sequence: MNDQGIHLILVRHGAIGSSGSQPYWGQKDMPLNTAGLQQVEKLVRGLQNFKFHGIYTSDLQRAIQTAEPIARVRGLTLQTTPALRELHFGEWTGLTYQELLERDPETYERWLQRPLQIRPPKGESLKELKNRVLTWFYAMLKTHNPDETVLLVGHSGSLKMILFEALNLSLTSFWRMELGPASVSRLTYYENTCVVHTLNDTCHLR
- a CDS encoding carbon starvation CstA family protein, which encodes MASYPFIFVVLAIIAYGIAFRVYGKWYDRTVWKPDPKRTTPAHMYMDGVEYFPVSKYVLWGYQFKSIAALGPILGPFVALSFGWLPALIWIILGNFFIGWLQDYGAIMVSVRNEGRSFGPISYELTGPKGRNTLLGFLLFYMIIISAVFIYLIATFWNIFPTTFVATLGIFATGILAGRLLYKYRINVVRVTILALALIVVSIFLGRLLPIPSNFLGSWTIAFWAVVVCGILFAGSILPMPVFIQPVNYVSFFPTYLAIILILIGALLSPITNISLVQAAFKGFYPDPNVGPLWPILFVAIACGAISGWHSLVGSSTTSKQLDIETDAHPVGAGSMLSEGLLALASVACYMVLTNDEMKVAAAAAGGVRNIGSWVYGAVKLTSAYFGGGEAVRNFLTTYFGVVLVIYALTVQALVTRFWRLISAEVFGQNILGQKYPATFVGLLIPWIFAITGSWINLWLYFGGANQLLAGLAIMLITIHLARVKSPSIYTLIPATFMIVTTLAALLWEIYDFTRAVLGYLGIEEFAKFGLKVAGPLAKPSPDAPYPYPTISVLLNSVFILVGVMLFLLGLRMAYYTYKAYFRFKAEPTPAMARESA